The Acinetobacter wuhouensis genome includes the window GTACAGCGATGCGCGCCAAAGCCTACCCTGCGGAAGATCCAAAAACATTACCAACACCTGAACAGATCATGCCTGCATATCTGTACTTGATGGGTGAGGACAGTTTGGCACTGAATGGTGCCAGCATTGATGCCCAAGACTAATCATTCCCCATTTCCCCTCTCTTGATCGAGTATTGAAGTACAACTTTAAGATCAGATACAAGAGAGTCAGGAAATAGAATCGCATTAGCCAATAAAAATAATGATTTTATTCAGTTTTTCAAATCATCGAATCAACTTTATAGTATGTTCTACCAGCTAGACATTACTAAAAGGCATCACTCATGGCAGATCAAAAACTGAAAGTAGAAATGATTCGTTCGATTGAACAATTACAACTTTCGCATCAACTCATTCATGCTTTAGATGATGCCCAACAAGCTGAAACGGTCGTAACAGCAGTCAACTGCTTAAAGCATTTCACTGAACAATGGCATTGACAGACCGTTCAAACGATTTTTTGTACCATAGCTTTACATTCCGCATCAAAGAATAGACTGAGTATTTTAATGTCTTACACTTTGAGTGACCTGTGAATGAGTCGAACATAGATGTTTGTTATATCTGTTTGCATAAGACTTTGGATACAGTCTTTCATCCTGATCAAAAATATGTTCTCATTATGTCTGTATTTTTAAATGAAAAACTGAACTTTCTTCACAGTTTCTCTGCATTTTAACGGTACATTAGTGGTGTAAAAAACAACACTTAGCAAGCGAGGGCTCCTATGAAAAAGATTTTAGCGATCATCGCGATCTCTTTATCAACACTGATGACCATGCAGATCACCAGTGCAGGACCTCATTTTGACAACGATCGAGGTTATGATCGCGGAGATAGAGGCGAACGCGGTAATCGTGGTCGTCAGTTCCGTGACAATGATGATGGCGATGGCATTCAAGAACAACGTCGAGAGCGTGAACAACGTGGTGTAAAACGTTTACAGCAACATAAATGGCAAACAGGTTATGTGATGCCACAACACTACCGTGGCAATAGTTACAAAGTGGATTATAAAGATGGAAACCTGCCTAAACCATCGCGTAACCAACAATGGTACAAAATCAATAACGATTACATCTTAGTTGATTCAGACAGTAACAGTATTCTCAGCATTCGTGGTATGTAATATAAGACCACATCGCTATTTTGAATTAAAATCGCTATACTCAAGTTTCATAAGCTCAAACAC containing:
- a CDS encoding RcnB family protein, translating into MKKILAIIAISLSTLMTMQITSAGPHFDNDRGYDRGDRGERGNRGRQFRDNDDGDGIQEQRREREQRGVKRLQQHKWQTGYVMPQHYRGNSYKVDYKDGNLPKPSRNQQWYKINNDYILVDSDSNSILSIRGM